The following DNA comes from Hordeum vulgare subsp. vulgare chromosome 3H, MorexV3_pseudomolecules_assembly, whole genome shotgun sequence.
CATTACTATGACCATTTTTCAAAACAGTAGACTACTGGATGTTTCATTTTTAGCAATAGAAactgtttattttcaaaaatatggGTTTAATTGCTGTAAAAAATACAAACTGTTGACTATATACGTACATAGGTTCTGTAAgtaaaaaggttttgtgggcgaatGGCTAACGAGTCGGCTCGGTCTCAGCCGAGCCATACCCCAAACGAGTCGAGTCGCGTGAAGTAGGCTCGTTGGTTGAGCGAGCCAAGCCGAGCCGCTCTAGAGCAAGCCAAAGCCAGGCTCGGATCAAGCTCGGCTCGTGTCCAGCcctaatttcatccacatagcatgcgctaaaaatttgagagggttacggcaaaacctggatgcacttcgtgtataaaatggacaatctctttcgaagtatcacggttttggACGAAAATTAATCTGTTATAATGGGATTTtatgtttttgaacttatttcaactccagactttttgtgcgttcaacatgcaccattcaaagccacatcatcaatttttaaccctttctgacttcattaggtattttttatgcatttactgattattttgaggtgaatgactctgaaattgaaaaccactacaaataaactctgaatatgttgaaagttggcatggtatcatcattttacccatatagcatgtgttaaaaagtcaaGAGGGTTACAataaaagctggatgcactttgtgtacaaaatggccaatcacttttgaagtatgaggggttcggacgaaaactcatgtgttacaaagggatttcatgttttgaacttatttcaactctacAATTTTTGCGCGTTCAACATGcatcattcaaagtcacatcatcaattttcaaccctttctgacttcattaggtatttttcatgcatttatcggTTATTTTGAGCTAaaagaccctgaaattgaaaaacactacagatgaactctaaataggttgaaagttggcatggtataatcatttcacccatatagcatgtgctaaaaagttgagagggttacgacaaaaactggatgcacttcgtgtacaaaatggacaatatatttcgaagtatcacggtttcaaacgaaaactcatctgttacaaaagggatttcatgttcttgaacttatttcaactccacactttttgtgcgttcaacatgcaccattcaaagccacatcatcaattttcaatcctttgtgacttcattaggtatttttcatgaatttacttattactttgagctaaatgaccctgaaattgaaccgGGACATAAGACTCACCTTTTATCCCGGTtctagacacgaaccgggactaaaggtgctgcgCCAGGGGGCAGGACCATTGGTATCGGTTCGTatgtggaaccgggaccaaagcggTCAGACGAACCGAGACCCTGGCCCAGCTGGtgtcctgggctcacgaaccgggactcgtgcacccattggtcccggtttgtaatAGAACCGGGATTGAAGCTCTTTTCTCACGTGGaccaaagccttgttttctactagtggatgaTGACTCACCTAGTTTTACTATTCCATACATCTTTTTTGATGTAAATGTTATTTGAAGTTAATAAAGAGCGCCCAAGGGCATTTTCTTACAAAAGTACTTCGCTCGTCAAATTTTTGACCATGGCAAAATTGAACATTTTCCATGGCAAATTATGTATATTCTTCGAGGATGGCAAGTTCAGTTAGAAAGTATGGCAAATCCGTCTCAGTGTATTTTTGTCAGAAAATTATCATACTTGCAAACTAAATTTATCATCATCATGTTAATATAAATTGTCATGAAAAACATCAGATTTGTCGTGCCTAAAAATCCAAAGTTATTTTTGTAATGTTTTCGAAAGAAAAAACTGATGTAAACCAACCTGTGGTTGGAAAGTTAGGAGGACAATGCTCAGTCCACCAGAATTCAAGCCTCATACTTACATTGATGTTCACATTTTTATGGATTTATTTCAAACCTTATAACGATGTGTGTTCAATGGAAAAGACGTTTCTATGATGTAGTATGTGACAGCTTGATCAATCTTGAGAATATGTCAGCCGAGTACATGTTTCTATGATGTCATATGTGACACCTTGATCGATCTTGAGAATATGTCAACCAAATATGTGTGTACGATTATAAAAAGAAATGTATGCTTGCGTAGGTGAACAACTTTGATTGTATACCGTGTTTAAAAACAAAAAGCTAGTCCACCAAACGTGGCACAGCTCAGTCGTATAGACCCCGTCCACCGTaccttttttattttgttgagaaacGTCCACCGTACCTGAGCCCTCGGCGACTCAGGTCTCGCAGGCCCTCGGCGTCCAAACGGTAAAAGAAGCCCAAAAGGGCAACGACCAGGGTTTTAGAGCCCAAACCCACTCCAGCCATGGCGACGGCGgctggcggcgcgcggcgagctcTCGCGGGGCTGCGCTCCGCTTCTCCATCTACTCTCTCCAGGGCGTTTTCCAGGCCGGCAGTTGCCCAGTCCCCGGAGCTGGGGGCCTCCGCTCTGCCGCGCGCCCCGCGCCGGCGCCTCGCGATCTCGAGGTAGGCACCTCGGTGTTTCTTTTCCTCGGATTGGCCGTACTTGGGCAGTATGGTTTGCTCAGATTTGGCGCGGCCTTCGTTGTGCAGGGTGCCGGTGGCGGCTCTAGGCGGCGTGCAGGGGCTGATGCCGCTGCACAGCGCGACGGCATCAGCGCTGCTCACCTCCATGCTCGGTCTTAAGCCCGGGTCTTGGGGCTGGCTCTCCGAAGGTAAAATGGCTTAATTTGGCTTGCTGGGTCTCCTTACATGGATAAGGCGTGGAAATGttaaaagttcaaaaaatgaactaTAGTCATCTAGTGAATTATGTCAGATTTAGATTTTTGTTCTCCTttctattaggtttgaagtttgaTGTATCTTTAAACACAATAGTGCTTTGTtagttttgaactttttggtatatCTGCATTCCCATGATTGAGATGGCGGCTATTCAAGACCAGACTGAAAATCAGGTGCACTTCAAATATGAACATAGCAATGCCTGAGGTAGAATGGTTGTAGTGGGAAGCTAGTGGCTAGTGTGTGCCTCAGTTTCAATCTAATATTGTTTGGTTTGTCCTGTTTTGCGGTTAATGGATGGCATTCACTACTTTATTGTTGTTCTTGCTTGCTTTCGTGATTAGGATAATCAAAGTGACCCAACACAGAATGCATGTCCGGATGTCCCTATGTAGTATGTACCTTAAGTCCTTAACTGAATTTTATTGTTTGTGTTGGGCTTTGCTTTTTtggcttcctatcaacaacatttaATGAAGTACTGTACAAACCTTGAAAGTATCTAATTGTTATATTCCTTACTTGAGCTCCTTACTCTTAGCAAGCACAACTATAGTATGGCCTGTCCATTTTCTGTCTGTAAGCATTTTGTTAACTGCTTTTTTccttttggaaaaatgttatgtgTTCCTCTTGCTTCGTTGATTTCATCTTTTATTATAATTCGGATCAGGTCAAATAGCTTGATCATCCATTAATGTACTTTACAGTACCATGGCAAGGCACATAGTTATGGGGCATATAGTGTATACAAACTGACAACCCAAAAGACGGTAATGGCATATACAACCAAATGTTGTAGGCAAGGTGTATGTAGCCCTTGTaccaaaatactccctccgtcccaataaTATAAGATCGTTTTGCAAGCTAGCTTAATTTGTTATAGACTCTCAATAATGTTGCATCTTGCTTATTTTGGTTCACTTGATCACTTGAAGAATTTATGTCCTTACCAAATGGATATACTGGCATATTCTATTGATACATGATATCGTATGGAGCATCTTGATACTATCTCTGCTGCTGAAACATTCACGAATTTTATGTTGCTTGTACACCTGCCAA
Coding sequences within:
- the LOC123444354 gene encoding protein NUCLEAR FUSION DEFECTIVE 6, mitochondrial, translating into MATAAGGARRALAGLRSASPSTLSRAFSRPAVAQSPELGASALPRAPRRRLAISRVPVAALGGVQGLMPLHSATASALLTSMLGLKPGSWGWLSEGFATPL